Proteins from one Patescibacteria group bacterium genomic window:
- a CDS encoding RNA polymerase sigma factor RpoD/SigA: MEETIEGINQTLPADLRSRGLKLVGIELLQAAFLRGKISTHEIAQLIPKETERDRERLTETISWLGQLLRSNGVQLVTDKDAPAYHDQYPTRKKEPKKFRKVQDGTELPGTYKGLPIAPEHLNEESSLDEYYDVLGQYYSEMRRYPLLSFEEERELGRRIFEESDLDARNGLVEHNLRLVRWVASRYMWSNLSLEDLIQEGNAGLIIAAGKFDYRRGRFTTYAVWWIRQSISRAIQDQSRTIRLPIHIQELDHQIREVSQRIAEEMGRIPTAEEISCAAELPVDKVSRALIRMRIETISLDDVINMDGHRGKNEDNEPTLGESLPDEQILNHELYIEASEELETARKKINETLRQITDKLSLSERDVRLFNIFYGFDGSGGHRTLEASGQHFGITRERVRQIINAIWQKVDDQGGDMDHNHLLEELDRIDELEKIVVPATI; the protein is encoded by the coding sequence ATGGAAGAAACAATAGAGGGTATCAACCAAACGCTCCCTGCCGATCTTCGGTCACGGGGGCTCAAACTGGTAGGCATCGAGCTGCTGCAAGCAGCATTTTTGCGTGGTAAAATCTCGACTCATGAGATTGCACAGCTCATTCCAAAGGAAACCGAACGCGACCGCGAACGCCTTACCGAAACTATCAGCTGGCTTGGCCAGCTCCTTCGGTCAAATGGAGTACAGCTAGTCACTGATAAAGACGCGCCCGCGTACCATGATCAATATCCGACTCGAAAAAAAGAGCCTAAAAAGTTCCGCAAAGTTCAAGATGGTACGGAACTCCCTGGTACTTATAAGGGGTTGCCAATCGCACCGGAACACCTTAATGAAGAATCCAGTCTGGACGAGTATTATGATGTTCTCGGTCAATACTACTCCGAAATGCGTCGCTATCCTTTGCTCTCTTTCGAAGAGGAGCGGGAACTTGGTAGGCGCATTTTTGAGGAAAGCGATCTTGATGCACGCAATGGGCTTGTTGAGCACAACCTGCGGCTCGTCAGATGGGTTGCCTCTCGCTACATGTGGAGTAACTTGTCGCTTGAGGATCTCATTCAAGAAGGCAACGCTGGTCTTATCATTGCAGCGGGAAAGTTCGACTATCGCCGCGGACGCTTCACCACCTACGCGGTATGGTGGATCCGACAATCAATTTCCCGTGCGATCCAAGATCAGTCGAGAACCATACGCCTCCCTATTCATATTCAAGAGCTGGATCATCAGATCCGCGAAGTCTCACAGCGGATCGCCGAAGAAATGGGTCGTATCCCAACCGCGGAAGAGATCTCATGTGCTGCCGAGCTACCGGTGGACAAAGTCAGTCGAGCGCTCATCAGAATGCGCATCGAAACAATCTCGCTTGATGATGTAATCAATATGGATGGTCATCGCGGTAAGAACGAGGATAACGAACCAACATTGGGTGAAAGCCTTCCCGACGAGCAAATCCTGAACCACGAGCTCTACATCGAGGCATCCGAAGAACTCGAAACTGCCCGTAAAAAGATCAATGAGACTCTCCGACAAATTACTGATAAGTTGTCACTCTCAGAACGCGATGTCAGGCTCTTCAACATTTTCTATGGCTTTGACGGTTCCGGAGGACATCGCACCCTAGAAGCCTCTGGGCAACATTTCGGAATCACCCGTGAGCGTGTCCGTCAAATCATCAACGCAATCTGGCAGAAAGTTGATGATCAAGGCGGTGACATGGATCACAATCACTTGCTTGAGGAACTTGACCGAATCGATGAACTGGAAAAAATCGTTGTGCCAGCGACGATCTAA
- the mnmA gene encoding tRNA 2-thiouridine(34) synthase MnmA yields the protein MEKKKKIFVGMSGGVDSSVAAALLKEQGYDVHGVFMQGWQNPHFECTWKEDRQDAARVAGMLDIPFRVLDFSRKYYEKVVAYLIAEYKAGRTPNPDVMCNREIKFGLFYDWAREQGADYIATGHYIRRDGDRLLVAKDTNKDQTYFLWALTPEIVTHSLFPVGEYTKPEVRKIAEKYNLPTASKKDSQGICFVGKGSIADFLREHIETTRGEIRTADGKKIGEHDGLELFTIGQRHGIGTPGGSGEPYYVAAKDAATGTLTVAQSDTDPALYKKEIMYQGANWLKAPAVFPFECEARIRYRAPLARCLVEDGRVIFDSPQRAIAPGQSVVFYSKGELLGGGVIN from the coding sequence ATGGAGAAAAAGAAAAAGATCTTTGTAGGCATGTCGGGCGGCGTTGATTCTTCGGTAGCAGCAGCCCTCCTCAAAGAACAGGGTTATGATGTACATGGTGTTTTTATGCAGGGTTGGCAAAACCCGCATTTTGAGTGTACCTGGAAAGAAGACCGCCAAGATGCCGCGCGTGTCGCGGGTATGTTAGATATTCCGTTTCGTGTTTTAGATTTCTCACGCAAATATTATGAAAAAGTAGTAGCGTATCTTATTGCCGAATACAAAGCTGGTCGCACGCCAAATCCTGATGTGATGTGCAATCGCGAGATCAAGTTCGGATTGTTCTATGACTGGGCGCGCGAACAAGGCGCTGACTACATCGCGACTGGTCACTACATTCGCCGTGATGGCGATAGACTTTTGGTAGCAAAAGATACCAATAAAGATCAAACATATTTTTTGTGGGCGCTCACACCAGAGATTGTCACGCACTCACTCTTTCCGGTAGGCGAATATACCAAGCCCGAAGTACGCAAAATCGCCGAGAAATACAATTTGCCCACCGCGTCTAAAAAAGATTCGCAGGGCATTTGCTTTGTAGGTAAAGGGAGTATCGCTGATTTTTTGCGCGAGCATATCGAGACCACCCGAGGTGAGATTCGTACGGCTGACGGCAAAAAAATAGGCGAGCATGATGGCTTGGAGCTTTTTACAATCGGTCAGCGTCACGGTATTGGCACCCCTGGCGGATCGGGCGAGCCGTACTACGTGGCCGCAAAAGACGCCGCTACGGGTACGCTTACCGTTGCGCAAAGTGATACCGATCCCGCGCTCTACAAAAAAGAGATTATGTATCAGGGCGCCAATTGGCTCAAGGCGCCGGCAGTTTTTCCGTTTGAATGCGAAGCCCGCATTCGTTATCGAGCGCCTTTGGCGCGATGCCTCGTCGAAGACGGGCGTGTTATTTTTGATAGTCCACAGCGGGCAATTGCCCCCGGCCAGTCAGTTGTTTTTTATAGCAAAGGTGAGCTTTTAGGTGGCGGGGTTATAAATTGA
- the mltG gene encoding endolytic transglycosylase MltG: protein MMTKLRITQIVGGVLLALFLVIGWGFGVIFPPTPSQPVVRIERGMNAEQIGARLKGAGVIRSRIFFVWAAYVSGRQNRLGAGSFEFIGANSTFTVLENLLAQKSERAVLVTEGSTVRDIASTLSSAGMPAGLRFEVIAMAREGFLFPDTYRFFESASAEEIVDVMYKEFQEKIKPFEADIRANGHSQQDIITMASIIEREVRTPRDKVLVAGILWKRMREGMPLQVDATLFYVTGKASHELDKKDLENASPYNTYEHKGLPPTPISNPGIESIKAAIHPVESPYFFYLSGSDGTTHYARTFDEHKKNKALYLK from the coding sequence ATGATGACGAAATTGCGCATCACGCAGATTGTAGGAGGGGTGCTCTTGGCGCTTTTTTTGGTTATAGGATGGGGTTTTGGAGTAATATTTCCGCCAACACCAAGTCAACCCGTCGTTCGTATTGAGCGTGGTATGAACGCCGAGCAGATCGGCGCGCGCCTCAAAGGAGCGGGCGTTATTCGTTCGCGTATCTTTTTTGTGTGGGCAGCGTATGTATCAGGCAGACAAAACCGTTTGGGCGCGGGATCATTTGAATTTATTGGAGCAAATTCCACATTTACGGTACTTGAGAATTTGCTTGCGCAAAAAAGTGAGCGTGCTGTCCTCGTCACCGAAGGGTCAACGGTGCGTGATATCGCGTCTACTCTTTCGTCGGCTGGTATGCCGGCAGGATTACGCTTTGAAGTGATCGCCATGGCGCGCGAAGGTTTTTTGTTCCCCGATACGTATCGGTTCTTTGAGTCCGCGTCAGCAGAAGAGATTGTTGACGTGATGTACAAAGAATTTCAGGAAAAAATAAAACCATTTGAAGCGGATATCAGGGCGAATGGCCATTCGCAGCAAGACATCATTACTATGGCATCGATCATCGAGCGGGAGGTGCGTACGCCGCGTGATAAGGTGCTCGTAGCAGGCATTTTGTGGAAGCGCATGCGTGAAGGTATGCCATTGCAGGTTGATGCGACGCTTTTTTATGTGACCGGTAAAGCAAGCCATGAACTCGATAAAAAAGATCTCGAGAACGCATCGCCTTACAATACCTATGAGCACAAAGGGTTGCCGCCCACACCCATCTCAAATCCCGGCATCGAATCTATCAAGGCAGCAATTCATCCGGTAGAATCTCCATACTTTTTTTACTTGTCAGGGAGTGACGGCACAACCCATTACGCTCGCACATTCGATGAGCATAAGAAAAACAAAGCTCTCTATCTCAAATAG
- a CDS encoding phosphoribosylglycinamide synthetase C domain-containing protein, protein MDAKTNGNGNGNGNGNSNGAAEKISRKFLFISWESLSGDLAWQVAKEGNEVKCYIDRQDDRDVYDGFLEKVDDWKAHKDWADVIICDDTGFGKIADSLRKEGKYVVGGSIYTDMLEEDREFGQNEMKSVGMNILPHWDFTEFDAAIEHIKQNPGRYVFKPSGSVPSDQKGILFIGHEEDGKDIIEVLEHNKKTWGKRIKRFQLQKVAEGVEIAVGAFFNGNDFLYPINVNFEHKKLFPGDIGPYTGEMGTLMFWSAPNNAFRVTLEKMRDKLKESGYCGYIDINCIANARGIYPLEFTCRFGYPTISIQMEGIMSPMGEFLYMMAKGEPYDIKTKKGFQIGVIIAVPPFPYDDKREAAIYKDISILFKKPNLEGVRLGDVKLVDGDWHLAGDSGYALVVTAASNTVEEARQLAYKRIKNVRLQNMFYRTDIGVKWYHESDQLQTWGIL, encoded by the coding sequence ATGGATGCCAAAACGAATGGGAATGGGAATGGCAACGGAAATGGAAACAGTAACGGTGCTGCTGAAAAAATTTCCAGAAAATTCCTTTTTATCTCGTGGGAAAGTTTGTCGGGAGATTTAGCATGGCAGGTTGCCAAAGAAGGCAATGAAGTCAAATGTTATATTGATCGTCAAGATGATCGTGATGTCTATGATGGATTTCTCGAGAAAGTGGATGATTGGAAAGCTCATAAAGATTGGGCGGATGTTATTATTTGTGATGACACCGGCTTTGGCAAAATAGCAGATTCCTTGCGTAAGGAAGGTAAATATGTCGTTGGCGGCAGTATCTATACTGACATGCTCGAAGAAGATCGCGAATTCGGTCAAAACGAGATGAAATCAGTAGGTATGAACATTTTGCCCCACTGGGATTTTACTGAATTTGACGCAGCTATTGAGCATATCAAACAAAATCCTGGCAGATATGTCTTCAAGCCATCAGGCAGCGTGCCGTCTGATCAGAAAGGTATTTTGTTTATTGGTCACGAAGAAGATGGTAAAGATATCATCGAAGTCCTCGAACACAATAAAAAAACATGGGGCAAGCGTATCAAGCGTTTTCAGCTTCAAAAAGTTGCCGAGGGCGTGGAAATTGCAGTGGGAGCATTTTTCAATGGCAACGACTTTCTCTATCCCATCAATGTAAATTTTGAACACAAAAAACTTTTTCCCGGCGATATTGGTCCGTATACCGGTGAGATGGGCACCCTGATGTTTTGGTCTGCGCCGAACAACGCGTTTCGCGTCACACTTGAGAAGATGCGCGACAAGCTCAAAGAGAGTGGCTATTGTGGTTATATTGATATCAATTGTATTGCAAACGCGCGTGGCATTTATCCCCTTGAGTTTACCTGTCGCTTTGGTTATCCTACTATCAGTATCCAGATGGAGGGTATCATGAGTCCCATGGGCGAATTTCTGTACATGATGGCGAAGGGCGAACCCTATGACATTAAAACCAAAAAAGGCTTTCAGATAGGTGTGATCATCGCAGTACCGCCGTTTCCCTATGATGACAAGCGCGAAGCAGCTATCTATAAGGACATTTCGATACTTTTCAAAAAGCCGAACCTCGAAGGTGTGCGTCTTGGTGATGTAAAGCTGGTTGACGGTGACTGGCACTTGGCGGGCGATTCAGGTTATGCGTTGGTGGTGACGGCTGCGAGCAACACGGTAGAGGAAGCTCGCCAGCTTGCATACAAGCGTATCAAAAATGTGCGTCTTCAAAATATGTTTTATCGCACCGATATTGGGGTCAAGTGGTATCACGAATCTGACCAGCTACAAACTTGGGGTATTTTATGA
- a CDS encoding class I SAM-dependent methyltransferase → MAQPAKQFDRKYFSSGSYDSYKEDVLSWTRPTARKIFSYIKNSKKPQILDVGCAEGYLMDELHRSHKIAVEGIEFSHYALTRALPSVKKYITKGSLLDVPIAPRAYDAIICFDVFEYLTLEENKKAARILVRASRDYIFFANPYKHSFQGSQKLNPDSLRITAFTQKEYQKIFRDAGARFVGKFNAGSGSDILIFRIKK, encoded by the coding sequence ATGGCTCAGCCCGCAAAACAGTTTGACCGCAAGTATTTTTCTTCGGGTAGTTACGATTCATATAAAGAGGATGTTTTGAGCTGGACGCGCCCCACGGCGCGCAAAATTTTTTCGTATATCAAAAACAGTAAAAAACCACAGATACTCGATGTCGGATGCGCTGAAGGATATTTGATGGACGAGTTGCATAGATCTCACAAGATTGCGGTCGAGGGGATTGAGTTTTCTCACTACGCGCTTACTCGCGCGTTGCCATCAGTCAAAAAATATATCACTAAAGGAAGCCTTCTTGACGTACCAATTGCTCCTCGTGCGTACGACGCTATTATCTGTTTTGATGTTTTTGAGTATTTAACGCTGGAAGAAAACAAAAAAGCGGCGCGTATACTCGTACGCGCGTCACGAGATTATATTTTCTTTGCCAATCCATATAAGCACTCGTTTCAAGGATCTCAAAAACTCAACCCAGATTCATTGCGCATCACTGCGTTTACACAAAAAGAGTATCAAAAGATATTTAGAGATGCGGGCGCGCGATTCGTAGGCAAGTTCAACGCGGGATCAGGTAGCGATATATTAATTTTTCGCATAAAAAAATAA
- a CDS encoding SET domain-containing protein: MLLIKDFEVRTLPDKGKGVFATRDIPAGTIIGDYLGMIVPNEDVHEEEQGLYAMLLNDQLSILANPTESGIHLINHSCEPNCGMYPLGDHTVYFARRKIFRGEELAVSYTIGQPDEECNPCRHICMCGFPSCRGSLHCSDPELNAFFAFERAALAKQKGRYGRYIFEVGKKLEPLASYPKNINDHEIYQLFAVRGKPAYKLTGKPTLAAIRACIRQEGRPCKIPARGITVLAIVGKELRVIVSS, from the coding sequence ATGCTTTTGATTAAAGACTTTGAAGTTCGTACGCTGCCTGATAAGGGCAAGGGTGTTTTTGCTACGCGTGATATTCCCGCCGGTACTATCATTGGCGACTATCTCGGTATGATTGTCCCTAACGAAGATGTTCACGAAGAAGAACAGGGGCTCTACGCCATGCTCTTAAATGATCAACTTTCAATCCTCGCCAATCCAACAGAAAGTGGTATTCATCTTATCAATCACTCGTGCGAGCCAAATTGCGGTATGTATCCATTGGGCGATCATACGGTATATTTTGCCCGTCGTAAGATTTTTCGAGGCGAGGAGCTCGCCGTCTCATACACTATTGGTCAGCCCGACGAAGAATGTAATCCGTGTAGGCATATTTGTATGTGCGGGTTTCCGTCATGCAGGGGGTCACTTCACTGTTCAGACCCAGAACTCAACGCCTTTTTTGCTTTTGAGCGCGCCGCACTCGCCAAGCAAAAAGGCCGCTACGGGAGATACATTTTTGAAGTTGGTAAAAAACTTGAACCACTCGCTTCGTATCCAAAAAATATCAATGATCATGAGATTTATCAGCTTTTTGCCGTTCGAGGCAAACCTGCGTATAAGCTAACCGGCAAACCAACGCTTGCTGCTATCCGCGCTTGTATTCGCCAAGAGGGCAGGCCGTGCAAGATACCAGCACGCGGTATTACCGTGCTCGCTATCGTTGGCAAAGAATTGCGTGTTATAGTTTCCTCATGA
- a CDS encoding thioredoxin family protein — MIKIVEVTSPGCTHCAAAKKIFEGEIRPQFPDVDIQYIDVLTPEGQKLVGEYGIMSSPGIIVNGELFAVGGLDKNKLIAKIKELKG; from the coding sequence ATGATCAAGATTGTAGAGGTAACATCTCCGGGCTGTACGCATTGCGCGGCCGCCAAAAAAATCTTTGAGGGTGAGATTCGCCCACAATTTCCTGATGTCGATATCCAATATATTGATGTGCTCACGCCCGAAGGGCAAAAGCTTGTGGGAGAGTATGGCATCATGTCGTCACCCGGCATCATCGTCAACGGTGAATTGTTTGCGGTAGGGGGACTTGATAAGAACAAGCTCATCGCTAAAATCAAAGAGCTCAAAGGTTAG
- a CDS encoding cupredoxin domain-containing protein, translated as MDQNTKIMIVAIAVGLAVFGAVVYWPAGSSISIGGGTEIVMKDKIYTPKNLRVPVGERVTFINKDSKEAYWPASNIHPTHEIYSEFDPKKSVRPGESWSFVFKKQGEWKYHDHLFPEIGGTIVVE; from the coding sequence ATGGATCAAAATACAAAAATTATGATAGTGGCGATCGCGGTAGGTCTTGCGGTATTCGGCGCTGTTGTTTACTGGCCGGCAGGCAGTAGTATATCGATCGGTGGCGGTACCGAAATTGTTATGAAAGATAAAATCTATACGCCTAAAAATTTACGCGTCCCCGTGGGTGAGCGCGTGACATTTATCAATAAAGATTCAAAAGAAGCATATTGGCCCGCGTCCAATATTCATCCTACCCATGAGATTTATAGTGAGTTTGATCCCAAAAAATCAGTACGCCCAGGGGAATCATGGTCGTTTGTCTTCAAGAAGCAAGGTGAATGGAAATATCATGATCATCTTTTCCCTGAAATAGGGGGGACCATTGTGGTAGAATAA
- a CDS encoding SIS domain-containing protein: MYDAIANAAEQLLWKPEIERPADFSKLHYTIVAGMGGSALAADLIPAIWPEIKVVAHRDYGLPFNTQGALVIASSYSGNTEEVIDAFRIARKEKLPAAAVATGGELARLAEAEETPLVRIPATNIQPRAARGYSIQALLALMGRDREAAELTAFAKKWDPRSIEEAGKRLASRVHGKVPIIYTSERNRAIGYNWKIVFNETAKIPAFANTIPEQNHNEINAFDNVFAGNAFAFVILRDAEDHPRVARRMEVLEKILLSKGWPVEVVTLEGTSRVAITQSALTLGDWTGYHTAILMNHDPDAVPAVEAFKKML; encoded by the coding sequence ATGTATGATGCCATAGCAAATGCAGCTGAACAGCTTTTGTGGAAGCCAGAGATCGAGCGACCCGCTGATTTTTCTAAGCTTCACTATACGATCGTGGCGGGCATGGGCGGTTCCGCGCTTGCGGCAGATCTCATACCAGCTATTTGGCCCGAGATAAAGGTAGTCGCGCATCGTGACTATGGCTTGCCATTTAATACACAAGGCGCGCTTGTCATCGCGAGCTCGTATTCGGGAAATACCGAAGAGGTGATCGACGCGTTTCGCATAGCGCGAAAAGAAAAGTTGCCAGCAGCGGCGGTTGCTACTGGTGGCGAGCTTGCGCGTTTGGCTGAAGCTGAAGAGACGCCTCTGGTGCGAATACCCGCGACAAACATCCAACCCCGCGCTGCGCGAGGATATAGCATACAGGCACTCTTGGCACTCATGGGGCGTGATCGCGAGGCCGCAGAGCTTACTGCGTTTGCAAAAAAATGGGATCCGAGAAGTATTGAGGAAGCGGGCAAACGCCTTGCATCCCGTGTACACGGCAAGGTACCGATCATCTATACATCAGAGCGCAATCGCGCGATCGGATACAATTGGAAAATTGTTTTCAATGAAACAGCAAAAATACCCGCGTTTGCCAATACTATTCCCGAGCAAAATCACAATGAAATAAACGCTTTTGATAATGTATTTGCCGGTAACGCATTTGCGTTTGTTATTTTGCGAGACGCCGAAGACCATCCGCGCGTCGCGCGTCGCATGGAAGTGCTCGAAAAAATATTATTGAGCAAAGGGTGGCCGGTAGAGGTCGTGACACTCGAAGGCACTTCACGCGTTGCTATCACGCAAAGCGCGCTCACCCTTGGTGATTGGACTGGATATCATACGGCCATACTTATGAATCACGATCCTGACGCGGTGCCTGCAGTAGAGGCTTTTAAGAAAATGTTATAG
- a CDS encoding DoxX family membrane protein, whose product MDTLFSKLTLTLTRVSLGWLMFYAGITKVMNPDWSAAFYLKDAKTFGGFYEWILNSSALPVVNFINAWGLTLLGISLIVGLGVRLSSILGAVLMLLYYFPILSFPMVGEYSYIVDDHIIYALVLVFFAAVRAGRVWGLDSVHKIKWFG is encoded by the coding sequence ATGGATACACTTTTTTCAAAGCTCACACTGACCCTGACGCGAGTATCGCTCGGTTGGTTGATGTTCTACGCGGGTATCACTAAGGTCATGAATCCTGATTGGTCGGCGGCTTTTTATCTGAAGGACGCTAAAACCTTTGGCGGATTTTACGAATGGATTTTAAATTCATCCGCCTTGCCTGTAGTCAATTTCATCAACGCGTGGGGCCTGACGCTACTCGGTATCTCGCTCATTGTAGGGCTTGGCGTGCGCTTGAGCTCGATACTTGGCGCGGTACTGATGTTGCTCTACTATTTTCCCATCCTATCGTTTCCGATGGTGGGCGAATATTCCTATATTGTAGACGATCATATTATCTATGCGCTCGTGCTTGTCTTTTTTGCCGCAGTTCGTGCGGGGCGTGTGTGGGGGCTTGATAGTGTTCACAAGATCAAATGGTTTGGATAA
- a CDS encoding YncE family protein — protein sequence MKNPLVIIGIVVVLIIGFVVLREQGIFAPAEKIYVAAEGDGKIVVINPAKKSVIKSIDLTIEHDGGTVKFFPHNIQVAPNGKSVWVTANSGKHEGHSGGMIPAALAHGEAGEGSNPDEVIVINPLTDRILKRIPLDKGVQGAHVVITADGSYAYATAQKVGIIYKINAKTYEIEKKIPAPSASQPHGMRISPDGQTLYIALLTGKALGMLDLATNTLTQVALSGQAVQVGVTPDGKTVFVSLYDSKQLAMYRPDTKLTVMVDLPPSAKGPIQMYPTPDSRFVYLADQGYYFGQPQNNIVYKIDVSTGQIVKEIKTGDAPHGVVVSKDSRFVYITNLKSDDVSIIDTATDAEVGRIPAGKEPNGISIWSKKLGGTP from the coding sequence ATGAAAAATCCACTCGTTATCATCGGCATCGTGGTCGTTTTGATTATTGGGTTTGTTGTGCTGCGCGAGCAGGGCATTTTTGCCCCCGCTGAAAAAATATATGTAGCGGCAGAAGGCGATGGCAAGATTGTCGTCATCAATCCCGCAAAAAAATCTGTCATAAAATCTATCGATCTGACGATCGAGCATGATGGCGGTACGGTCAAATTTTTCCCGCACAACATACAAGTTGCACCCAATGGCAAAAGTGTTTGGGTGACTGCAAACAGTGGCAAGCACGAGGGTCATAGTGGCGGCATGATACCTGCAGCTCTTGCCCACGGCGAAGCCGGGGAAGGTTCTAATCCTGATGAAGTTATTGTCATCAATCCGCTCACCGATCGTATCCTCAAACGCATCCCGCTCGACAAGGGTGTACAGGGCGCGCATGTAGTTATTACCGCTGATGGATCATACGCGTATGCAACAGCACAAAAAGTTGGCATTATCTACAAGATAAACGCCAAGACCTACGAGATAGAAAAGAAAATCCCTGCACCCTCCGCAAGCCAGCCACACGGCATGCGCATTTCTCCGGACGGCCAGACGCTCTATATAGCACTTTTGACAGGCAAGGCGCTTGGTATGCTTGATCTTGCGACCAATACTTTGACGCAAGTAGCTTTGTCCGGTCAGGCAGTGCAAGTAGGCGTGACACCTGACGGCAAGACGGTGTTCGTCTCACTCTACGATAGTAAACAGCTCGCCATGTATCGCCCCGACACCAAATTAACAGTGATGGTGGATCTTCCCCCGAGTGCTAAAGGGCCAATCCAGATGTACCCAACGCCCGACTCACGCTTTGTATATCTTGCTGATCAAGGATATTACTTTGGCCAGCCGCAAAATAATATTGTCTATAAAATTGATGTATCAACAGGGCAAATAGTAAAAGAAATTAAAACAGGCGATGCGCCACATGGCGTAGTAGTTTCTAAAGACAGCAGGTTTGTATATATCACCAACCTCAAGAGTGACGATGTCAGCATCATTGATACGGCGACCGATGCCGAAGTAGGCAGAATCCCCGCAGGAAAAGAACCAAACGGTATCAGCATCTGGTCAAAGAAGCTAGGAGGTACACCCTAA